One window of Salminus brasiliensis chromosome 16, fSalBra1.hap2, whole genome shotgun sequence genomic DNA carries:
- the LOC140537264 gene encoding uncharacterized protein, whose protein sequence is MSEREDSCHPEPESSPEETNDVESDYQFSYEDSSSVEEECEDSSEGRQQQQQLHTAGTDEEAVEKEEEDPTLDGPSTSSGTRSFQNDPNEELVKQLSEAILLQRNQRQRRTAQGSPPSIQLFVYGCGDSEEVGPGIWFWIPRVILNPHPLSIEEGVPPSTPEEYHSSSSLGSEVDVVGPSTPEEYHSSSSLGSEVAAVGPSTPEEGSAFFSAQQLREEEAVMPEPEDGSSSGASSTWCCS, encoded by the exons ATGAGTGAGAGGGAAGATTCCTGTCATCCTGAGCCTGAAAGCTCTCCGGAGGAGACCAATGATGTGGAGTCTGATTACCAGTTCTCCTATGAGGACTCCTCATCAGTAG AGGAAGAGTGTGAGGACAGCAGTGAgggcaggcagcagcagcagcagctccacacTGCTGGGACAGATGAAGAGGCAgtggagaaagaagaggaggaccCAACCTTGGACGGCCCATCCACGTCCAGTGGCACTCGCTCCTTCCAGAATGACCCCAATGAAGAATTGGTGAAACAGCTGAGCGAGGCAATCCTTCT gCAAAGAAACCAGAGGCAGAGGAGAACC GCACAGGGAAGTCCACCCAGTATTCAGTTGTTCGTCTATGGCTGTGGGGATTCTGAAGAAGTGGGCCCTGGAATATG GTTTTGGATTCCTCGTGTCATCCTTAACCCACACCCGCTGAGCATTGAGGAAGGTGTGCCACCTTCTACCCCTGAAGAGTATcactcttcatcttctttgggGAGTGAGGTAGACGTGGTGGGACCTTCTACCCCTGAAGAGTATcactcttcatcttctttgggGAGTGAGGTAGCTGCGGTGGGACCTTCAACCCCTGAAGAAGGATCAGCATTCTTTAGTGCCCAACagctgagagaggaagaggcagTGATGCCTGAGCCAGAAGACGGCAGCAGTAGTGGTGCAAGT TCGACttggtgctgcagttaa